In Pseudorasbora parva isolate DD20220531a chromosome 9, ASM2467924v1, whole genome shotgun sequence, the following proteins share a genomic window:
- the rnf182 gene encoding E3 ubiquitin-protein ligase RNF182, whose translation MMGQLPEDVVGCFTTEELECKICYCAYSLSSRRPKVLECCHCLCAKCLAKILDLGEFSPNAVVCPFCRYITDLPREAVDSLPDEYNLVSALLSVQARKHKNLNDTQGEILLNPRRLNSLVGHSASASPTSIRSNYVVITIMEPRQESVIPGPGRDYRSSSLDSMASVINRWTVWNCAALLCQTSARILVWLLGLLYFSSLPLGVYLLIMQHTTTGVLMVSLVPVSLLIVMVYGLCQCLCREIWDCVPP comes from the coding sequence ATGATGGGACAGCTCCCGGAGGATGTGGTGGGTTGCTTCACCACAGAGGAACTGGAATGCAAAATCTGCTACTGTGCTTACAGCCTTTCAAGTCGACGGCCCAAGGTCCTTGAGTGCTGCCATTGTCTGTGTGCCAAGTGCCTTGCAAAAATCCTCGATTTAGGTGAATTCTCTCCGAATGCAGTGGTCTGCCCTTTCTGCCGCTACATCACAGACCTTCCCAGAGAAGCCGTGGATAGTCTACCAGATGAGTATAACCTGGTGTCAGCGTTGCTGTCCGTCCAGGCACGGAAACATAAGAACCTGAATGACACCCAAGGTGAGATTCTCCTCAATCCCAGGCGCCTCAACTCCCTGGTGGGACACTCTGCTTCAGCTTCCCCCACCTCCATTCGCTCCAATTACGTGGTGATCACCATTATGGAGCCTCGGCAGGAGTCTGTTATACCTGGCCCAGGTAGGGATTACCGCTCTTCCAGCCTGGACTCCATGGCCTCTGTTATAAATAGATGGACAGTGTGGAACTGTGCGGCCCTTTTGTGCCAGACTTCAGCACGCATCCTGGTCTGGCTGCTGGGGCTTCTGTACTTCAGCTCGCTGCCTCTGGGTGTCTACCTGCTCATCATGCAGCACACCACAACTGGGGTGTTGATGGTCAGTCTGGTACCTGTCAGTCTTCTCATTGTCATGgtgtacggcctttgccaatgCCTGTGTCGTGAGATTTGGGACTGTGTGCCACCGTAA
- the ranbp9 gene encoding ran-binding protein 9 isoform X2, whose product MSGPSSGCGFLMSVVVHGDLALNEQEKELNQRLRSLYPAVNEQETPLPRSWSPKDKFSYIGLSQNNLRVHYKGHGKTPKDAASVRATHPIPAACGVYYFEVKIISKGRDGYMGIGLSAQGVNMNRLPGWDKHSYGYHGDDGHSFCSSGTGQPYGPTFTTGDVIGCCVNLINNTCFYTKNGHSLGIAFTDLPPNLYPTVGLQTPGEVVDANFGQHPFVFDIEDYMREWRTKIQAQIDRFPIGEREGEWQAMIQKMVASYLVHHSYCATAEAFAKSTDQAVHEELASIKNRQKIQKLVLSGRMGEAIETTQQLYPSLLERNPDLLFMLKVRQFIEMVNGTDSEVRCLGGRSPKSQDSYPGSPRLFNSPVHKASSSQAYQTGFDSNYCNGVSSSKGHTSTHSHKACPPTLSSPELGVLNGSRGQQTTVSGAEVEMEVDHFSNGVSESSSNGFLNGSATHGTELEDCDADMVDSTQSKRQLCGGSQAAIERMIQFGRELQSMSEHLRRERGKNSANKKMLKDAFSLLAYSDPWSSPVGYQLDSIQREPVCSTLNSAILETHNLPKQPPLALAVGQAAQCLSVMARTGSGSCAFASVDDYLH is encoded by the exons ATGTCAGGACCGTCATCGGGCTGTGGGTTTCTGATGTCGGTTGTCGTTCACGGAGACTTGGCTCTCAACGAGCAGGAAAAAGAGCTCAACCAGCGGCTTAGAAGCCTTTACCCGGCCGTCAACGAGCAGGAGACCCCGCTGCCCAGATCCTGGAGCCCCAAAGACAAATTCAGCTACATCGGCCTGTCTCAAAACAACCTCCGGGTGCATTACAAAG GTCATGGAAAGACCCCGAAAGATGCGGCATCTGTCCGTGCAACACACCCTATTCCAGCTGCTTGCGGGGTCTATTACTTTGAGGTGAAAATTATCAGTAAAGGACGAGATGG GTACATGGGGATTGGCCTGTCAGCTCAAGGTGTCAACATGAACAGACTTCCAG GTTGGGACAAACACTCATATGGCTACCATGGTGACGACGGACACTCCTTCTGCTCTTCTGGCACTGGACAGCCCTACGGCCCCACATTTACAACAGGcgatgtgattggctgctgtgtgaACCTCATCAACAATACCTGTTTCTACACAAAAAATGGCCACAGTCTAG ggATAGCTTTTACAGATTTACcg CCCAACCTGTATCCCACAGTGGGTCTACAGACCCCAGGGGAGGTCGTGGATGCCAATTTTGGGCAGCATCCATTTGTCTTTGATATTGAAGATTACATGCGTGAGTGGAGAACCAAGATCCAAGCCCAGATTGACCGCTTCCCCATTGGGGAAAGAGAAGGAGAATGGCAAGCCATGATTCAGAA AATGGTGGCCTCCTATCTGGTTCACCACAGCTACTGTGCCACCGCAGAGGCCTTTGCCAAATCAACCGACCAGGCCGTACATGAGGAACTTGCTTCTATCAAAAATAGACAGA AGATCCAGAAGCTGGTCCTGTCCGGCAGAATGGGAGAGGCTATAGAGACCACTCAACAACTTTATCCCAGCCTGTTAGAGAGAAACCCAGACCTCCTCTTCATGTTGAA AGTCAGGCAGTTCATTGAGATGGTGAATGGAACTGACAGTGAGGTCAGGTGTCTCGGTGGGAGGAGCCCTAAGTCACAGGATAGTTACCCAGGCTCCCCTCGCCTCTTCAACAGCCCTGTTCACAAAGCCAGCAGCTCCCAGGCCTACCAGACAG GTTTTGATAGTAATTACTGTAATGGAGTTTCCTCAAGTAAAGGCCACACCTCGACCCATAGTCACAAGGCTTGTCCCCCTACCCTGTCAAGTCCAGAGCTCGGTGTCCTGAATGGCAGTCGGGGCCAGCAGACCACCGTGAG CGGTGCTGAGGTAGAGATGGAGGTTGATCACTTCTCAAACGGAGTGTCTGAATCCTCTTCAAATGGATTTCTGAACGGCAGCGCTACACATGGGACAGAGCTGGAAGATTGTGATGCAGATATGG TGGATAGCACTCAGTCTAAGAGGCAGTTGTGTGGTGGGAGCCAGGCAGCCATCGAGAGGATGATCCAGTTCGGCCGAGAGCTGCAGAGCATGAGCGAACACTTGCGCCGCGAGCGGGGAAAAAACTCAGCCAATAAGAAGATGCTCAAG GATGCATTCAGTTTGCTGGCATATTCAGATCCATGGAGCAGCCCCGTGGGTTACCAGCTAGACTCCATCCAGAGAGAGCCGGTCTGCTCTACACTCAACAGTGCAATATTAG
- the ranbp9 gene encoding ran-binding protein 9 isoform X1, whose amino-acid sequence MSGPSSGCGFLMSVVVHGDLALNEQEKELNQRLRSLYPAVNEQETPLPRSWSPKDKFSYIGLSQNNLRVHYKGHGKTPKDAASVRATHPIPAACGVYYFEVKIISKGRDGYMGIGLSAQGVNMNRLPGWDKHSYGYHGDDGHSFCSSGTGQPYGPTFTTGDVIGCCVNLINNTCFYTKNGHSLGIAFTDLPPNLYPTVGLQTPGEVVDANFGQHPFVFDIEDYMREWRTKIQAQIDRFPIGEREGEWQAMIQKMVASYLVHHSYCATAEAFAKSTDQAVHEELASIKNRQKIQKLVLSGRMGEAIETTQQLYPSLLERNPDLLFMLKVRQFIEMVNGTDSEVRCLGGRSPKSQDSYPGSPRLFNSPVHKASSSQAYQTGFDSNYCNGVSSSKGHTSTHSHKACPPTLSSPELGVLNGSRGQQTTVSGAEVEMEVDHFSNGVSESSSNGFLNGSATHGTELEDCDADMEVDSTQSKRQLCGGSQAAIERMIQFGRELQSMSEHLRRERGKNSANKKMLKDAFSLLAYSDPWSSPVGYQLDSIQREPVCSTLNSAILETHNLPKQPPLALAVGQAAQCLSVMARTGSGSCAFASVDDYLH is encoded by the exons ATGTCAGGACCGTCATCGGGCTGTGGGTTTCTGATGTCGGTTGTCGTTCACGGAGACTTGGCTCTCAACGAGCAGGAAAAAGAGCTCAACCAGCGGCTTAGAAGCCTTTACCCGGCCGTCAACGAGCAGGAGACCCCGCTGCCCAGATCCTGGAGCCCCAAAGACAAATTCAGCTACATCGGCCTGTCTCAAAACAACCTCCGGGTGCATTACAAAG GTCATGGAAAGACCCCGAAAGATGCGGCATCTGTCCGTGCAACACACCCTATTCCAGCTGCTTGCGGGGTCTATTACTTTGAGGTGAAAATTATCAGTAAAGGACGAGATGG GTACATGGGGATTGGCCTGTCAGCTCAAGGTGTCAACATGAACAGACTTCCAG GTTGGGACAAACACTCATATGGCTACCATGGTGACGACGGACACTCCTTCTGCTCTTCTGGCACTGGACAGCCCTACGGCCCCACATTTACAACAGGcgatgtgattggctgctgtgtgaACCTCATCAACAATACCTGTTTCTACACAAAAAATGGCCACAGTCTAG ggATAGCTTTTACAGATTTACcg CCCAACCTGTATCCCACAGTGGGTCTACAGACCCCAGGGGAGGTCGTGGATGCCAATTTTGGGCAGCATCCATTTGTCTTTGATATTGAAGATTACATGCGTGAGTGGAGAACCAAGATCCAAGCCCAGATTGACCGCTTCCCCATTGGGGAAAGAGAAGGAGAATGGCAAGCCATGATTCAGAA AATGGTGGCCTCCTATCTGGTTCACCACAGCTACTGTGCCACCGCAGAGGCCTTTGCCAAATCAACCGACCAGGCCGTACATGAGGAACTTGCTTCTATCAAAAATAGACAGA AGATCCAGAAGCTGGTCCTGTCCGGCAGAATGGGAGAGGCTATAGAGACCACTCAACAACTTTATCCCAGCCTGTTAGAGAGAAACCCAGACCTCCTCTTCATGTTGAA AGTCAGGCAGTTCATTGAGATGGTGAATGGAACTGACAGTGAGGTCAGGTGTCTCGGTGGGAGGAGCCCTAAGTCACAGGATAGTTACCCAGGCTCCCCTCGCCTCTTCAACAGCCCTGTTCACAAAGCCAGCAGCTCCCAGGCCTACCAGACAG GTTTTGATAGTAATTACTGTAATGGAGTTTCCTCAAGTAAAGGCCACACCTCGACCCATAGTCACAAGGCTTGTCCCCCTACCCTGTCAAGTCCAGAGCTCGGTGTCCTGAATGGCAGTCGGGGCCAGCAGACCACCGTGAG CGGTGCTGAGGTAGAGATGGAGGTTGATCACTTCTCAAACGGAGTGTCTGAATCCTCTTCAAATGGATTTCTGAACGGCAGCGCTACACATGGGACAGAGCTGGAAGATTGTGATGCAGATATGG AAGTGGATAGCACTCAGTCTAAGAGGCAGTTGTGTGGTGGGAGCCAGGCAGCCATCGAGAGGATGATCCAGTTCGGCCGAGAGCTGCAGAGCATGAGCGAACACTTGCGCCGCGAGCGGGGAAAAAACTCAGCCAATAAGAAGATGCTCAAG GATGCATTCAGTTTGCTGGCATATTCAGATCCATGGAGCAGCCCCGTGGGTTACCAGCTAGACTCCATCCAGAGAGAGCCGGTCTGCTCTACACTCAACAGTGCAATATTAG